In Streptomyces nojiriensis, the sequence CGCGGGGACGTGGCCGCCGTGCGCGAGCTGGTCCGGCGCCGCGTGTGGGAGTTCATGTCCCGCAACCGGCGCACCGGCCCGGACTTCTCCGCGACCCGGGTCACCACGGGCCGGGAGGGCGTGCGCCGGGTGGCCGAGGGGGCCCTGCCGTTCGCGGCGAGGCCACCGCGGGAACCGGGCCTGGCCGACCGGGTCGTACGGGTCCGCCACGACGGGATGCCCGAGCCGCAGGAGGTCGGCACCCTGCTGACCCCGCGCCTGGTCCTCACGGTGGGGGACGCGGTGCCCCCCGCCGGCGCGGTGGCCTGGGTGCGGCCCGGCGACCGGGAGATCCCCTGCCGTGCGGTGTGGTGGGACGACGCGGCGCCCCGGATGCTGCTGCTCCAGGCCGACGAGGACCTGATGGATCCGGCGGTCGGCGCGGAGCCGCTGCCCTGGCTGGCGGCGGGGGACCACCCCCGGCCGGACCGGCTGCGGATCGACGGCCGCACCGATCAGGGGGACCCGCTCGCGCTCACGGGCGAGGCGGCCCCGCTGGACGGCGAACGCAACGGCGAGCTCGTCCGGCTCTCCGCGGAACCGGAGGGCTGGACGCACTTGCGCGGCGGCCCCGTCTCCGCGGACGGTGCGCTGGTCGGCGTCGTCCACACGGTCTGGCCCGACCGCATGGTGTTCCTGCTGGCCGACGCCCTGCTGGAACAGCCGGGCTTCCGCGCGGCGCTGGAGGGTTCCGGGCGGGCGCGGGACACGGAGACCGCGGTGTGCCTGGCGGTGCTGCCCGGCGCCGACGGCGTGGTCCCGACCGGGAGCACGCCGCTCGCGGAGACGCGCGACATGCTGGTCGAGCTCATGCGGCACACCGGTGTCAGCGGGCGGCTGACCGGCGGCGAGGGGGACGCGCCGCTGCTCGTCGCACTCGCCGCGCCGGGCGCCCACGCCAAGGCGGGCCGGCTCCTGCACGACCTGCCCGGGGTCATGACCCGGTACGGATTCCGGCGCGTGGACGGTATGCACCCCTCGCTCGGCGTGGCCGTGGGAGGGGGCACGGACGAGAGCGCACGGCTGGTGCGGCACCCCGTGATCGCGGATCTGCTGGGACGGACGGTGCGTCCGGGGGCGCTCGTCCTCGCCGTCTCCCACCGCCTGTACGAGGCGCTGGGCGACGTGATCGGCTCGCCCGCCCGGCTCGCGCTGCACCGGGTGGGCGGCGCCGACGAGGGCTGGGTGTGCTCGGACGACCACGCGCCCGCCGGGGTGCTCGGGCAGGTACTGACCGAGGCGGGCGGGCTCCTGGACGAGGGCATCGACTGGCCGGCGTGCGGACTCCGGGCCTCACCGGCCGACCCGCGGGCCTGCATCGGCATCCGGCTGCCGGGCCACGGGCGGTGCCTCGCCCATCTGGAGATCGAGGACCAGGAAAGCTACCTCGGGTCGCTGTCGCCGGGAGCACCGGTGGACCTCCGGGGCACCACCTTCGACCACGGCCTGCTGCCGCGCCTCCTCATGGCGTTGCAGCCGGGCGCTCCGGGACCCGCCAGACTGGGGCCGGCGGCCTTCGACCGGGCACGGTTCGCGGAGGGCTGGAACCGGTCGGACATCGAGTTCTCGGATCGCGCGTCCTTCGTCCGGGCCACCTTCGCGGACCGGGCCGGTTTCGCCGGCGCCGTCTTCGCCGGGCCGGTCTCCCTCGACGGCGCGGTCTTCGAGCGCGTCGGCGACTTCGACCGGTGCCGCTTCCAGCGCACGGCCACGTTCCGCCGGACGCTCTTCCACGGTTCGGCGGGGTTCAAGAACGCGGTGTTCCTCGGTGACGTCTCCTTCGCCCGGGCCGTGCTGGCGGCGTCCGCGGACCTGAACGGGGTACAAGTGGCCGGGACGGCGGACTTCTCCCGCACGTTCTTCGGCGGCCTGGCCATGCTGAACGAGGCGGGCTTCGCCGGGGCCGTCTCCTTCGCGTCCGCGGAGTGGGAGGGCGGGCTGCTGTCCAACAGGGCGGTCTTCGAAGCCCCGGTGGACTTCGCGGGGGCGTGCTTCCGGGGCCGGGTCCGCTTCGACGGCGTGCTCTTCGAGGCGGACTCGCTCGTCGGCCAGTTCCCCTTCGTCGCGCCGCCGGACCGCTGGGCCTCCGTCCGGCGTTCGGACGGCACCTGGGACATCCGGCTGCTAGACGCCGAGGAGTGAGCCCGCGGTGCGGCCGCCGGGCCCTCAGGGTCCGGTGTGCGAGGCCTCCAGCTGTCGTTCCGGCCGCCCGGCCGCCACCGGCAGGCTCGCCTCGATCTCGTCCAGGGCCCGGCGGGCGGTCGCGATCCGCGCCCGGACGTCGGGATCCGCGCCCGGCACCGGGGCGCGGTTGGCCTCTTCCTCCATCTCGCGCGCCTCGTCGAGGGAGTTGAGGACGACGCCGATGAGCACGTTCACCAGTACGAAGGAGGCCAGCAGCGCGTAGGAGGCGTAGTAGACGATGCTCAGCCGGGAGATCTGCAGTCCCGCGCGGACGGCGTCCGTCAGACCGTCGAGCGTGGTGAGCAGGAAGAGCGTGAGCATCGCGCGGCCCACCGAGCCGTAGTGCCCGGGGTCCGACCTCGCGAAGCACACCCAGCCGACCATGGCGTACACGTACAGGACCAGCGCGCCGACGAACAGGAAGCTCGCGGTGCCCGGCAGGCTGCGGCCGACGGCGATCAGCAGGATGCGCAGGTGGGGCAGGAAGCGGGCGGTGCGCAGGACGCGGGCCAGGCGCAGCAGCCGCAGCAGGGTGGTGTTCTCACGGACGAGCGGGACGAAGGCGGAGGCCACGACCGCGAGGTCGAAGAGGTTCCACGGATCACGGAAGAATGCTTTCGGCCGGTCGGCGCAGGCGCCCAGGCGCAGCAGCATTTCCAGGGTGAACAGGGCCAGGCAGCAGTTCTCCGCGCCCTGCAGCACGAGCCGGTACTCCGCGGCGAGCCCGCTGTACGTCTCCACCCCCATCAGCGCGGCGTTGAAGAGGATCGCGCAGAAGACGACCATCCCGAAGGCGGGGGCCTCCGTGGCCACCCGGCATCGGGCTGCCAGCTTCATCCGGCCGCGTCCGGCCGGCCTCGGGTCTCTCATCGTGCTCCTCGTACTCTCGTCTGCGCCGCGGGCGAAACGGCGGGCCACCCCTCTAACGCCGCAAGCCCGATCGGGTTTCACCCCTGTCCGCCCTCCGGTGCACCCGGGCGTGAGCGGGAGCGCGGTTCCGCTCCCGTGCGCCGCCTTCGCCCCCTCGTCCCGGGCCGGGGCCAAGTGCGTTGCGTGAACAGTCGGTTGATCTGCGGGTGGGGTGACCCTTCGGCGCATATGCTCGCTTCGTACACCCGCACTGCGTACACCCGTACACCGTGCATCCGTGCTTCCGCATGCCTCGCAGCCGTAAGGGGACCGCGCCGTGAGTGTCCGTATCCAACCCTCCTCCCAGGTCGACGAGAGCGCCGAGCTCGGTGAGGGAACGACGATCTGGGATCTGGCGCAGATCCGCGAGGAGGCCCGGCTCGGGCGCGGGTGCATCGTGGGGCGCGGGGCGTACGTAGGGCCCGGCGTACGGATCGGCGACCACGTGAAGCTGCAGAACTACGCACTCGTCTACGAGCCCGCGGTCCTCGGCGACGGGGTCTTCATCGGCCCCGCGGCGGTGCTCACCAACGACTTCTACCCGCGCGCGGTCGACCCCGAGGGCCGGATCAAGCGCGACGGCGACTGGGAGGCCGCCGGGGTCGTGGTCGCCGAGGGGGCCTCGCTCGGGGCCCGTTCGGTGTGCGTGGCCGGGGTGCGCGTCGGGCGCTGGGCGCTCGTCGCGGCCGGCGCCGTGGTGTCCAAGGACGTGCCGGACTTCGCGCTCGTCGCGGGCGTGCCGGCCCGGCGGATCGGCTGGGTGGGCCGGGCCGGTGTCCGCCTGGTCGAGCGCGAAGGCGAACCGGGCACCTGGGAGTGTCCGCGCACCGGAGCGCTGCACGACGAGAAGGACGGCACGCTCATCGAGCGAACCTGACGGAATGTCGGCAATTTAGGGCACCGGCATTTCCTCAAAACCACAATCAATGAACATCCGTGGGCATAACGTGTCCCTGCACACGGGATCTGAGCAGGCAACAGGCCATGTTCAGTGGGGGGTTGTGTACGACGAGGGCACCGGGGCAGGGCCATGTCGGCGCGGGCACACCCGCGCCTGCTGACACTGCCGTTCACGCGTGTCCCGGTCCGAGGCATCGCTGGGGGGATCCAGACGCCGGCCTTCGGACGGTTCGTGCCATCGGCGTGATACATCGCCGCGGGCACGGACGCCGTCATGCGCCGTTCCCCTCCGCGGAGTGACGACCGCCAGGTCCGTCCGAGGAGAACGAACAGAGGGGGTAGGTGTGTTGGAGCCGTACAGCTCGGACATACGGGGTGCGGGGAGCACCAGGGGAATCGGGGTGGGGACCCGATGAACACCACACGATTAGGAGCACTGGCTCACGAGGATCCGTCGCTGCACGCCCTCGCCGAGCGGCTGCTCGCGCTGGCCGAGGCGGGGCTTCCGGCGATGTACCTGCCGGACGCCGAGACCTTCGTGTTCACCCGGGCAGGGGTCATCTCGCCCGAGGGAACTCCCGTCCTGGAGGAGCGGGGAACGAGCACCCGGTACGCGGCGATCACCGCACTGGGAGCCCGCTTCCTGCCCGAGGACCGGCAGCGCGCGCTCTTCGGCGGGCGCACCGCCGAGGAGTTCACGGGCGTGCTCGTGGAGCGGCTGCCCGGGGTGACGAACCTCGGCGACGCGGCGCTCATCGCCTGGGCCGCCGCGGAGACCGGCCATCCCAAACTGGCCGACGCGCTCGACCGGGTGGCCGCGCTGGACGTACCCGGCCGGCCGCAGCACACGGTGGAGGCGGCCTGGGTGCTCTCCGCACTCGCGGCCGCGCGCGCCGTGGTGGACGTGGAGGAGCGGCTCGCGGCGGCCCGCGTACGGCTGCTGGCGGCCAGGGTCGGCGACAGCCCGCTCTTCCCGCACGCCACCGAGCCCGGGCTGGTCCCCGGCTACCGGTCCCACGTGGCCTGTTTCGCCGACCAGACCTATCCGCTGCAGGCGCTGGCCCGGCTGCACGCGAGCGGCGACGACCCGCAGGCCCTCGCGGCCGCCGACGCCTGCGCCGCCCGTATCTGCGAACTGCAGGGCGACGGCGGACAGTGGTGGTGGCACTACGACGCCCGCGACGGCGGACTGGTGGAGGGCTACCCGGTCTACAGCGTGCACCAGCACGCGATGGCCCCGACCGCCCTGTTCGACCTGGCCGAGGCGGGTGGCACGGACTTCGGTGCGGCGATCCGCCGCGGGCTGCGCTGGATGACCGACGTGCCCGAGCTCGGGGATCCCACCGGGAACCCGCGGGAGCCGATGATCCGCGAGGACTTCGGCGTCACCTGGCGCAAGGTCTACCGGGGCGACCCGAAGAAGGCCGTCCGGGCCGCCCGCGGACTCACCACCAAGGTGGCACCGCACGCACGGCTCGCCCCGCTCGACCGGATCTTCCGCCCCGGCGCGGTGGACCGCGAGTGCCGCCCGTACGAGTTCGGCTGGATGCTCTTCGCCTGGCTCGGGGGGACCCAGAGATGACAAGACGACAGTTCCTCTTCGGGGTCCCGCTCGACCCGCTGACCATGGACGAGACCGTGCAGCGCTGCCTCGACGCGGTGCGGCGCGGAGAACAGATCGAGATCGGCATGGTCAACGCGGCCAAGCTGGTCAACATGCGGCGCGACCCCCTCCTCGCCGAGGCGGTCGCCGGCTGCGACCTGGTCCTGGCCGACGGCCAGGCCGTGGTCTGGGCCGGCCGGGTGCTGGGCGTCCGGCTGCCCGAACGGGTCGCGGGAATCGACCTGTTCATGCGGCTGCTGGCCGCCGCCGAGGTGGCGGACATCCCCGTCTACCTGCTCGGGGCCCAGGAGGACGTCCTGGAGATGATGCTCGGGCAGATCTCCGAGCGCTTCCCGGAGCTGCGGGTGGCCGGCAGCCGCAACGGCTACTTCGGCGACGGCGACCAGGAGGCGATCGCCGACGCCATCGCCGAGAGCGAGGCGCGGCTGCTGTTCCTCGGCATGACCTCGCCCAAGAAGGAGATCTTCACCGCCGGCTACGGCAAGCGCACCGGCGCGCACGTCGTCCACGGCGTCGGCGGCTCCTTCGACATCCTCGCCGGCATCACCAAGCGGGCCCCGCTGGTCTGGCAGCGGATGGGACTCGAGTGGTTCTACCGCACCCTCCAGGAACCGCGCCGTCTGGGCAAGCGCTACCTCACCACCAATGCTGCCTTCCTGCTCATGACGGTCCGGGAACTCATCCACCGCACACCGTCCGCCGGTTCCGCTTCCGCGAACAGGAGTTACTGATGCGCGTCGTCGTCGTGGGACAGGGATACGTCGGACTCCCCCTGGCCATCCGGGCCGCCGAGGTCGGACACCAGGTGATCGGGTACGACGTGGACACCCGGCGGGTCAAGAGCCTCGCCGCCGGTGAGTCGTACGTGGAGGACGTCTCCTCCGAACGGCTGGCCCGCGCGCTGGCGCGCGGCACCTACCGCCCCAGCGAACTGGCCCGGGACTGCGGCGGCTTCGACGTCGCCGTCGTCACGGTCCCGACCCCCTTACAGGACGGAGCCCCGGACCTGCGCTACATCGAGGAGTCGGCGCACACCCTGGCCCGCTTCCTGCGCCCGGGTGCCACCGTCATCCTGGAGTCCACCACCTACCCGGGCACCACCGAGGAGCTGTTCGCGCCCATCCTGGAGGACGGCTCCGGGCTCACCGCGGGCGCGGACTTCCACCTGGGCTACAGCCCCGAGCGCATCGACCCCGGCAACACCGTCTGGGGCTTCCAGCAGACCCCCAAGGTGGTCTCCGGCGTCGACGCCCGCTCGCTGAAGGCCGTCGAGTCCTTCTACGGGGACCTCGTCGACACCACCGTGCCGGTGCGCTCCCCCAAGGAGGCCGAGCTGGCCAAACTGCTGGAGAACACCTTCCGCCACGTGAACATCGCCCTCGTCAACGAGATCGCGATGTTCGCCCGCCACCTGGACATCGACGTCTGGCAGGCCATCGAGGCGGCGTCCAGCAAGCCCTTCGGCTTCATGAAGTTCACCCCCGGGCCGGGCGTCGGCGGGCACTGCCTGCCGATCGACCCCTCGTACCTCAACTGGCGGGTGCAGCGCGAACTCGGCCAGAACTTCCGCTTCGTCGAACTCGCCAACGACATCAACAACCACATGCCCGAGTACGTGACGCGCCGCGTGATCGACGCGCTCAACGCCAAGCGCCGCTCGGTCAACGGCTCCAAGGTCCTGCTGCTGGGGCTCGCGTACAAGAAGAACACCGGCGACGCCCGGGAGTCGCCCGCGGTCCGGATCGCCCAGCTGCTCCTCGACATGGGGGCCAAGGTCCGCGCGGCCGACCCCCACGTGGTGGAGAGCATCAAGGTCGACGCCCGCCTCGTGCGGGTCGAGCCGACCCGCAAGGAGCTGGCTGCCGCCGACGTGGTGGTCCTGCTCACCGACCACGACTCCTTCGACTACCAGATGGTCACCGAGCACGCCTCCTTCGTCCTCGACTGCCGCAACCGGGTCTCCGGACCCACCGTGGAGGTGCTCTGACCCCGTGACCAGGATCGTCTGCGTGGCCGGGGCCCGGCCCAACTACATGAAGATCAAACCGGTGATGGACGCACTGGAGCGCCGCGGCGCCGAGGTGATCCTCGTCCACACCGGGCAGCACTACGACGAGTCGATGAACGACGTGTTCTTCCGCGACCTCGGCATCCGCCCGCCCGACCGCTACCTGGGCGCCGGATCCGGCAGCCACGCCCAGCAGACCGGGCGGGTGATGGCCGCCTTCGAGCCGCTGATCGACGAACTCGCCCCGGACGCCGTCGTGGTGGTCGGGGACATCAACTCCACCCTCGCCTGCGCCCTCGTCACCGCGAAGGCCGGCCCCCTGCTGGCCCACGTGGAGGCCGGGCTGCGCAGCCGTGACTGGAGCATGCCCGAGGAGGTCAACCGGGTCGCCACCGACCGGCTCAGCGACTACCTGCTGGCGCCCTCGCCCGACGCCGCCGTGAACCTGCGGGCGGAGGGCTACCGGGAGGACCAGATCCACGTCGTCGGCAACGTCATGATCGACACCCTCCTCGCCAACCTGGACCGGGCCCGCGGGTCGGACGTCCTGGACCGGTACGGGCTCACCCGCGGCGGCTACGGCCTGGTCACCCTGCACCGGCCGGCCAACGTGGACGACCCCGGCGCGCTGCGCGGCCTGCTGAAGGCCCTGGGCGAGATCGCCGACCGCTGTCCGCTGCTGCTGCCCGTGCACCCGCGGGCCGCCGAGCGACTGGCCGAACTGGGCGTGCCCGGCGGGATCCGGCTGGTCCCGGCCGCCGGGTACCTCGACTTCATCGCCCTGCAGGACTCCGCCCGCGTGGTGCTCACAGACTCCGGGGGCATCCAGGAGGAGACCACCGCCCTGGGGGTGCCCTGCGTGACCCTGCGGGAGAACACCGAGCGCCCCATCACCGTCGAGGAGGGGACGAACGTGCTGGCGGGCACGGACCCGGAGCGCATCACGGCCACCGTGCACCGGGTCCTCGACGATCCGCCCGCGCCGCGCTGCCCCGCACTCTGGGACGGCCGGGCGAGCGAGCGCATCGCCGCGGTCCTGCTCGACGGACCGCCCGCGCACACCCGGCCGCGCCCCACCGACCTCGTGCCGGGCGGGACGCCCACCGATCCACAGCACGTGCTGTAAACGCAATTCGAAGGGGAAGACCATGGATCTCGCGGAGATCTGGCGGGTCATGCGCAGACGCTGGTACGTGCTGCTGCCCGGACTGCTGATCACGGCGGCGCTCACCGCCGCCGTGTACCTGCTGGTTCCGGTGGAGTACCGCTCGCAGAGCACGGTGACCCTGCTGAA encodes:
- a CDS encoding pentapeptide repeat-containing protein produces the protein MIEQLLAALADGADGSVPSTGIGAEEIADILWLAARVDAGREDRPSAAPGADPPGGPPPLPGTPSPEPLPAPGTDAPAGGEPAVQLFPAARRGPTGKPDDGGAARRGSALRLPRAASLDDPLALMRSLRPVGRRSIGGPGEELDEQLTVERSIERMVTTPVLRPAESRWLDLALVVDTHRSMLLWSDHVDELCRVLTRSGVFRDVRTWRLTGTGPGATPMVTRGHGGPPRNPLELADPAGRRLILVLSDTVAGGWREAPVQGMLRHWCAHNAVAVLNVLPERLWTRGAVRPVPFAVRADRPAAATRSWQRIPAARRARAGRRRTAVPAVVPVVSVASGSLARLVRVVSGDGRWRRLACLRLDPEPAAQGAPDDPAPGAGRSALEVVEDFRASASPTAQQLAAHLAAVPLTLPVMTLVRRSLLRDSEHGHLAEVALGGLFETWEDEQDPGEVEFEFLPGVREALLGSQLRGDVAAVRELVRRRVWEFMSRNRRTGPDFSATRVTTGREGVRRVAEGALPFAARPPREPGLADRVVRVRHDGMPEPQEVGTLLTPRLVLTVGDAVPPAGAVAWVRPGDREIPCRAVWWDDAAPRMLLLQADEDLMDPAVGAEPLPWLAAGDHPRPDRLRIDGRTDQGDPLALTGEAAPLDGERNGELVRLSAEPEGWTHLRGGPVSADGALVGVVHTVWPDRMVFLLADALLEQPGFRAALEGSGRARDTETAVCLAVLPGADGVVPTGSTPLAETRDMLVELMRHTGVSGRLTGGEGDAPLLVALAAPGAHAKAGRLLHDLPGVMTRYGFRRVDGMHPSLGVAVGGGTDESARLVRHPVIADLLGRTVRPGALVLAVSHRLYEALGDVIGSPARLALHRVGGADEGWVCSDDHAPAGVLGQVLTEAGGLLDEGIDWPACGLRASPADPRACIGIRLPGHGRCLAHLEIEDQESYLGSLSPGAPVDLRGTTFDHGLLPRLLMALQPGAPGPARLGPAAFDRARFAEGWNRSDIEFSDRASFVRATFADRAGFAGAVFAGPVSLDGAVFERVGDFDRCRFQRTATFRRTLFHGSAGFKNAVFLGDVSFARAVLAASADLNGVQVAGTADFSRTFFGGLAMLNEAGFAGAVSFASAEWEGGLLSNRAVFEAPVDFAGACFRGRVRFDGVLFEADSLVGQFPFVAPPDRWASVRRSDGTWDIRLLDAEE
- a CDS encoding ion transporter; translated protein: MRDPRPAGRGRMKLAARCRVATEAPAFGMVVFCAILFNAALMGVETYSGLAAEYRLVLQGAENCCLALFTLEMLLRLGACADRPKAFFRDPWNLFDLAVVASAFVPLVRENTTLLRLLRLARVLRTARFLPHLRILLIAVGRSLPGTASFLFVGALVLYVYAMVGWVCFARSDPGHYGSVGRAMLTLFLLTTLDGLTDAVRAGLQISRLSIVYYASYALLASFVLVNVLIGVVLNSLDEAREMEEEANRAPVPGADPDVRARIATARRALDEIEASLPVAAGRPERQLEASHTGP
- a CDS encoding acyltransferase, yielding MSVRIQPSSQVDESAELGEGTTIWDLAQIREEARLGRGCIVGRGAYVGPGVRIGDHVKLQNYALVYEPAVLGDGVFIGPAAVLTNDFYPRAVDPEGRIKRDGDWEAAGVVVAEGASLGARSVCVAGVRVGRWALVAAGAVVSKDVPDFALVAGVPARRIGWVGRAGVRLVEREGEPGTWECPRTGALHDEKDGTLIERT
- a CDS encoding WecB/TagA/CpsF family glycosyltransferase, which translates into the protein MTRRQFLFGVPLDPLTMDETVQRCLDAVRRGEQIEIGMVNAAKLVNMRRDPLLAEAVAGCDLVLADGQAVVWAGRVLGVRLPERVAGIDLFMRLLAAAEVADIPVYLLGAQEDVLEMMLGQISERFPELRVAGSRNGYFGDGDQEAIADAIAESEARLLFLGMTSPKKEIFTAGYGKRTGAHVVHGVGGSFDILAGITKRAPLVWQRMGLEWFYRTLQEPRRLGKRYLTTNAAFLLMTVRELIHRTPSAGSASANRSY
- a CDS encoding nucleotide sugar dehydrogenase; this encodes MRVVVVGQGYVGLPLAIRAAEVGHQVIGYDVDTRRVKSLAAGESYVEDVSSERLARALARGTYRPSELARDCGGFDVAVVTVPTPLQDGAPDLRYIEESAHTLARFLRPGATVILESTTYPGTTEELFAPILEDGSGLTAGADFHLGYSPERIDPGNTVWGFQQTPKVVSGVDARSLKAVESFYGDLVDTTVPVRSPKEAELAKLLENTFRHVNIALVNEIAMFARHLDIDVWQAIEAASSKPFGFMKFTPGPGVGGHCLPIDPSYLNWRVQRELGQNFRFVELANDINNHMPEYVTRRVIDALNAKRRSVNGSKVLLLGLAYKKNTGDARESPAVRIAQLLLDMGAKVRAADPHVVESIKVDARLVRVEPTRKELAAADVVVLLTDHDSFDYQMVTEHASFVLDCRNRVSGPTVEVL
- the wecB gene encoding non-hydrolyzing UDP-N-acetylglucosamine 2-epimerase, which encodes MTRIVCVAGARPNYMKIKPVMDALERRGAEVILVHTGQHYDESMNDVFFRDLGIRPPDRYLGAGSGSHAQQTGRVMAAFEPLIDELAPDAVVVVGDINSTLACALVTAKAGPLLAHVEAGLRSRDWSMPEEVNRVATDRLSDYLLAPSPDAAVNLRAEGYREDQIHVVGNVMIDTLLANLDRARGSDVLDRYGLTRGGYGLVTLHRPANVDDPGALRGLLKALGEIADRCPLLLPVHPRAAERLAELGVPGGIRLVPAAGYLDFIALQDSARVVLTDSGGIQEETTALGVPCVTLRENTERPITVEEGTNVLAGTDPERITATVHRVLDDPPAPRCPALWDGRASERIAAVLLDGPPAHTRPRPTDLVPGGTPTDPQHVL